Proteins from one Brevibacillus humidisoli genomic window:
- the folD gene encoding bifunctional methylenetetrahydrofolate dehydrogenase/methenyltetrahydrofolate cyclohydrolase FolD: MTATVIDGKAVAQSIRAEIAEEVKKLKQDGIEPGLAVVLVGQDPASHSYVKGKVKACEEVGIYSEVLRLQETISQQELLQTIKQLNEKPNIHGILVQLPLPPHISEEAVLDVIPAEKDVDGFHPINVGNMVIGNDAYLPCTPHGIVELIKWTGTDLNGKHVVVIGRSNIVGKPVSLLLLQENATVTMCHSRTRNMAELTRQADILVVAVGKAHLIGREHVSPGAIVIDVGVNRMENGKLVGDVRFDEVAEVAGYITPVPGGVGPMTITMLLANTVKAARAQSRVGDEVKG, from the coding sequence ATGACAGCAACAGTGATTGACGGGAAAGCAGTGGCCCAATCGATTCGGGCCGAGATTGCTGAAGAAGTGAAAAAACTGAAGCAAGACGGAATAGAACCGGGTCTTGCGGTTGTTTTGGTTGGACAAGATCCTGCTTCACACTCCTATGTCAAGGGGAAAGTAAAAGCTTGCGAAGAAGTGGGCATCTATTCGGAAGTTCTTCGTTTACAGGAGACCATCAGCCAGCAGGAACTGCTGCAAACGATAAAGCAGTTGAATGAAAAACCGAACATTCATGGGATTCTTGTGCAGCTTCCCCTGCCGCCCCACATCTCTGAAGAGGCCGTGCTGGACGTGATTCCAGCCGAAAAAGACGTCGACGGTTTTCATCCGATCAATGTCGGCAACATGGTGATAGGCAATGACGCGTATCTACCATGCACACCGCACGGAATTGTGGAGTTGATCAAATGGACAGGCACTGATCTGAATGGCAAGCATGTCGTCGTGATTGGGCGCAGCAATATCGTCGGAAAGCCAGTTTCGTTGCTGCTGCTGCAGGAAAATGCGACAGTTACGATGTGCCATTCCCGTACGAGAAATATGGCAGAGTTGACCCGACAGGCCGACATTTTGGTCGTAGCAGTGGGGAAAGCGCATCTGATCGGCAGAGAACATGTCTCACCGGGGGCGATCGTGATTGACGTGGGTGTCAATCGCATGGAGAACGGCAAACTGGTGGGTGACGTGCGTTTTGACGAGGTAGCCGAGGTAGCCGGATACATTACACCTGTACCAGGTGGGGTCGGACCGATGACGATCACGATGCTGCTGGCCAATACGGTCAAGGCAGCCAGAGCACAGTCCCGTGTCGGTGATGAAGTGAAAGGATGA
- a CDS encoding O-sialoglycoprotein endopeptidase encodes MDKVILGIDTSNYRTSLCLVREDGEIAAEARQLLRVKEGKRGLQQSEAVFQHVMNLPQLSDQLQLGDREIAAVCASEKPRPIEQSYMPVFKVGEGLAKCLSVYLGVPYYLTSHQEGHIAAGELTADERPQSARFLAVHLSGGTSELLDCIRDESGYRIEKIGGSIDLHAGQLVDRVGVALGLPFPSGPYLEKLAQRAEGSFRVSSAVDGLTFSLSGPEAALLRAVSKGEVAAAEIARATEQCLANSLEKVLRHAVEQGWSKEILIVGGVAANQYIQDRLIQRLEHPAVGAKLYFCDPAYSGDNAYGVAMLGWSIHKNRTL; translated from the coding sequence ATGGATAAAGTCATACTGGGGATCGATACGAGCAATTACCGGACATCACTCTGTCTGGTACGGGAAGACGGCGAGATTGCTGCTGAAGCGAGACAACTCCTCCGCGTCAAAGAAGGTAAGCGGGGGTTGCAGCAGTCAGAAGCCGTCTTTCAGCACGTGATGAACCTGCCTCAGCTGAGCGACCAACTGCAATTGGGGGACAGAGAGATTGCAGCGGTGTGCGCCAGCGAGAAGCCTAGACCGATCGAACAATCGTACATGCCTGTCTTTAAAGTAGGCGAAGGTTTGGCCAAGTGTCTCTCTGTCTATCTTGGCGTGCCGTACTACTTGACCAGTCACCAGGAGGGGCATATTGCTGCCGGGGAGCTTACGGCGGATGAACGGCCCCAAAGTGCACGGTTTTTAGCTGTTCACCTCTCTGGCGGCACCTCGGAGCTACTCGATTGTATACGGGACGAGAGCGGCTATCGGATCGAAAAGATCGGCGGGTCCATCGACCTGCATGCAGGACAGTTGGTTGATCGCGTGGGTGTGGCACTTGGTCTCCCCTTTCCCTCTGGGCCGTATCTGGAAAAGCTGGCCCAAAGGGCGGAAGGTTCGTTTCGTGTATCCTCTGCTGTGGACGGGCTAACGTTCAGCCTCTCCGGTCCGGAAGCCGCTCTACTGAGGGCTGTATCAAAAGGAGAAGTTGCTGCTGCCGAGATTGCGCGTGCGACAGAACAGTGTCTGGCCAATTCGTTGGAGAAAGTACTGCGCCATGCAGTGGAACAGGGGTGGAGCAAGGAGATATTGATCGTCGGCGGGGTGGCAGCCAATCAGTACATTCAGGATCGACTTATTCAACGACTGGAGCACCCAGCAGTTGGTGCAAAGCTGTATTTCTGTGATCCTGCTTACTCCGGTGACAACGCATATGGAGTAGCGATGCTTGGTTGGTCTATTCACAAAAACCGAACATTATGA
- the nusB gene encoding transcription antitermination factor NusB, which translates to MKRRTAREKAVQCLFQIDMSQVELPEAINLVLEEQEPGGTDYLMFLVEGTLKHLPQIDEELKKYLRGWQLERIANVDRAILRLAFFELMFEPELPEKVVLNEAVELAKLYSDDQSYRFVNGVLSSFLQERPQTQL; encoded by the coding sequence ATGAAGCGAAGAACAGCACGAGAAAAAGCGGTGCAATGTCTGTTTCAAATCGACATGTCCCAAGTTGAACTGCCGGAAGCAATCAATCTGGTCCTGGAAGAACAGGAACCTGGGGGCACCGACTATCTGATGTTTCTCGTCGAGGGGACGCTCAAGCACCTGCCCCAGATCGACGAAGAACTGAAAAAATACCTGCGGGGCTGGCAACTGGAGCGAATTGCCAACGTGGACCGGGCGATCTTGCGGCTTGCCTTTTTTGAGTTGATGTTTGAGCCGGAACTTCCGGAAAAGGTGGTATTAAATGAGGCCGTGGAGTTGGCTAAACTATACAGTGACGACCAGTCCTACCGGTTTGTCAACGGTGTGCTCTCCAGTTTTCTGCAAGAACGTCCACAAACGCAGCTGTAA